The genomic interval ACGGCGGCAAGAACAACGACAACGGGGGCAACGACAACGGCGGCCTGACGACCGACGGCGGCACCACCGGCACGACCGACGGCGGCACCACCCCGACCCCGACGTTCTCCTTCCCCGACGGCTTCATCCAGGGCAACGACAACGGCGGCAACAACGGCAACGGGAACGGCGGCAACAGGGGCTGACTCCCCGTCGGTCATCCGCTGTTCAGGCTTTTCGTCTACGACGACGGGGGCGCCCCTTTTCGAAAGGGGCGCCCCCGTCGTCGCAGAGAAATGCGATTCTCCGGACGGATTTCTCCAGAGTGGCGGCTCAGCCGGCGAGGAGCTTCTTCACCACGGCGGCGACGCGGCCGCCCTCGGCCAGGCCGGCGACCTTCGGGTTCACGATCTTCATGACGGCGCCCATCGCGCGGGGGCCCTCGGCGCCGGACGCCCTGGCCTCCTCGACGGCCTGGGTGACGATCGCGGTCAGCTCCTCGTCGCCGAGCTGCTTGGGCAGGTACTCGGCGAGGATCTCGCCCTCCGCCGTCTCCTGCGCGGCCGACTCGGGGCGGCCGCCCTGCGCGAAGGCGTCCGCGGCCTCGCGGCGCTTCTTCGCCTCCTTGGTGATCACCTTGAGGACCTCGTCGTCGGAGAGCTCACGCTTCTCCTTGCCAGCGACCTCCTGATTGGTGATCGCGGAGAGCGTCAGCCGGAGCGTGGAGGAGCGCAGCTTGTCCTGCGCTTTGATCGCGGCGTTGAGGTCTTCCTGCAGCTTCGACTTGAGCGTGGTGGTCATGAGTCCGATTCTCGCAGGTGCGTGAGTCCGGCCGCCCACGGATTTAAGGGCCTGCTTGAGGGGCGGCTTGAGGGGCCGCTCAAGGAGTCGCTCAAGGTGCCTCTTAAGTGGCCGCGGCCGACGGGGTGTCAGTGGGGTCTGACACGATGGCGGTATGCGCGCGCGATACGGAGTACCTCTGGGAATTGCGGCGGCCGGTGCCGCCGGTGTGGTCTATGCGGCGGCCTTCGAGGTCCGCTCCTTCCGTCTGCGCCGGGTGACGGTCCCGGTGCTGCCGGCCGGCATGCGCCCGCTCAGAGTCCTCCAGGTCTCCGACATCCACATGGTCGGCGGCCAGCGCAAGAAACAGCGCTGGCTGCGCTCACTCGCGGGCCTGCGCCCCGACTTCGTGATCAACACCGGCGACAACCTCTCCGGCCCGGAGGCCGTCCCCGAGGTCCTCGACGCGCTCGGCCCGCTGATGGACTTCCCCGGCGCGTACGTCTTCGGCTCGAACGACTACTACGGCCCCACACCCCGTAACCCCGCCCGGTACTTGTTCGAGAAGACCGCGGGCCGCCACGGGCTGAACGGCAACCCGCCCGTCGTAGGAGCCGTCCACAACCCGTGGGAGGACCTGCGGGACGGTTTCGACGCGGCGGGCTGGCTGAACCTGACGAACACGCGGGGGACGCTGAAACTCGAAGGCGCGTCGGTGGAGTTGACCGGCCTGG from Streptomyces sp. NBC_01288 carries:
- a CDS encoding metallophosphoesterase produces the protein MRARYGVPLGIAAAGAAGVVYAAAFEVRSFRLRRVTVPVLPAGMRPLRVLQVSDIHMVGGQRKKQRWLRSLAGLRPDFVINTGDNLSGPEAVPEVLDALGPLMDFPGAYVFGSNDYYGPTPRNPARYLFEKTAGRHGLNGNPPVVGAVHNPWEDLRDGFDAAGWLNLTNTRGTLKLEGASVELTGLDDPHIKRDRYARVAGGPSDDADFSMAVVHAPYLRALDAFTADGYPLILGGHTHGGQLCIPFYGALVTNCDLDTDRVKGLSRHSVEGRTSYLHVSAGCGTNRYTPVRFACPPEATLLTLVGRE
- a CDS encoding GatB/YqeY domain-containing protein gives rise to the protein MTTTLKSKLQEDLNAAIKAQDKLRSSTLRLTLSAITNQEVAGKEKRELSDDEVLKVITKEAKKRREAADAFAQGGRPESAAQETAEGEILAEYLPKQLGDEELTAIVTQAVEEARASGAEGPRAMGAVMKIVNPKVAGLAEGGRVAAVVKKLLAG